A region from the Pseudomonas cucumis genome encodes:
- the rlmF gene encoding 23S rRNA (adenine(1618)-N(6))-methyltransferase RlmF, translating into MNAPRTPRPARKKPDSAIPAKVVEPREKASLHPRNRHQGRYDFPALIKTTPELAKFVIINPYGKESIDFASPDAVRVFNRALLKSFYGIAHWDIPADYLCPPVPGRADYVHFLADLLASVNDGEIPRGAPVKVLDIGMGANCVYPLIGYSDYRWHFLGSEIDPTAVAAAKAIVQSNGLNKAIQLRQQSNPKHILLGLLEPGERFDLTMCNPPFHASMDEATKGSERKWRALGRADPKRKLPVLNFGGQSAELWCEGGEARFVTQLIAESAHFQHKVLWFSTLVSKASNLPAIQTALKKAGVLESQVVEMSQGQKQSRFVAWTFQTKSEQQVWRERWARKS; encoded by the coding sequence ATGAACGCCCCCCGCACACCAAGACCTGCGCGCAAGAAGCCTGACTCCGCCATCCCGGCCAAAGTCGTGGAGCCCCGCGAGAAGGCCAGCCTGCATCCGCGCAATCGCCATCAGGGTCGTTACGACTTCCCGGCGCTGATCAAAACCACGCCGGAACTGGCGAAGTTCGTGATCATCAACCCGTATGGCAAGGAAAGCATCGACTTCGCCAGCCCGGACGCGGTTCGGGTGTTCAACCGGGCGCTGCTCAAGTCGTTCTACGGCATCGCCCATTGGGACATCCCGGCCGATTACCTGTGCCCACCGGTTCCGGGTCGGGCTGACTACGTGCACTTTCTGGCCGACCTGCTGGCCAGCGTCAACGACGGCGAGATCCCTCGCGGCGCGCCGGTCAAGGTGCTCGATATCGGCATGGGCGCCAACTGCGTCTATCCGTTGATCGGCTACAGCGACTACCGCTGGCACTTCCTCGGTTCGGAAATCGACCCGACAGCCGTGGCTGCCGCCAAAGCCATCGTACAGTCCAACGGGCTGAACAAGGCCATCCAGCTGCGTCAGCAAAGCAATCCCAAGCACATTCTGCTGGGCCTGCTCGAACCCGGCGAACGCTTTGACCTGACCATGTGCAACCCGCCGTTCCACGCCTCGATGGACGAGGCAACCAAGGGCAGCGAGCGTAAATGGCGCGCACTGGGCCGAGCCGACCCGAAACGCAAACTGCCGGTACTGAACTTTGGCGGTCAATCGGCCGAACTGTGGTGTGAAGGTGGCGAAGCACGGTTTGTGACGCAACTGATCGCCGAGAGCGCGCATTTCCAACACAAAGTGCTTTGGTTCAGCACCCTGGTCTCGAAAGCCTCAAACCTGCCAGCGATCCAGACGGCGCTGAAAAAGGCCGGCGTATTGGAAAGCCAGGTCGTGGAAATGTCTCAAGGGCAGAAACAAAGCCGCTTCGTCGCCTGGACGTTCCAGACTAAATCCGAACAGCAGGTCTGGCGCGAACGTTGGGCGCGTAAAAGCTGA
- a CDS encoding HU family DNA-binding protein — translation MALTKDQLIADIAEAIDAPKTTARNALDQLGQIVADQLENGGEITLPGIGKLKVTERPARTGRNPSTGAAIEIAAKKVIKLVVAKGLTDAVNK, via the coding sequence ATGGCTCTTACTAAAGACCAACTGATCGCCGACATCGCTGAAGCTATCGACGCGCCAAAAACCACCGCGCGTAACGCTCTGGACCAACTGGGCCAAATCGTTGCTGATCAGCTGGAAAACGGCGGCGAAATCACCCTGCCAGGTATCGGCAAGCTGAAAGTGACTGAGCGTCCTGCCCGTACCGGCCGCAACCCTTCGACTGGCGCTGCCATCGAAATCGCTGCCAAGAAAGTTATCAAGCTGGTTGTGGCCAAAGGCCTGACCGACGCTGTTAACAAGTAA
- the yejK gene encoding nucleoid-associated protein YejK — protein sequence MPIRHCIVHLIDKKPDGTPAVLHARDSELAESSAIEYMLADLNESYNAKQGKAWGFFHAESGAHPFSGWLKEYLDGGKDFTAFSRVAVEHLQKLMEESNLSVGGHVLFAHYQQGMTDYLAIALLHHSEGVAVTDQLDVTPSRHLDLGQLHLAARINISEWQNNKQSKQYISFIKGKNGKKVSEYFRDFIGCQEGVDGPGETRTLLKAFSDFVESEDLPEESAREKTKTLVDYASSQAKMGEPMGLEELSELIDEERPKAFYDHIRNKDYGLSPEIPADKRTLNQFRRFTGRAEGLSISFEAHLLGSKIEYDEEAGTLIIKGLPTQLTDQLKRRN from the coding sequence ATGCCGATCCGTCATTGCATCGTCCACCTGATCGACAAAAAACCCGACGGCACACCCGCAGTTCTTCATGCCCGCGACTCCGAACTGGCCGAGTCCAGCGCCATCGAGTACATGCTTGCCGACCTCAACGAGAGCTACAACGCCAAACAAGGCAAGGCCTGGGGTTTCTTCCATGCCGAGTCCGGGGCGCATCCATTCAGCGGCTGGCTGAAGGAATACCTCGATGGCGGTAAGGACTTCACAGCCTTCAGCCGGGTGGCGGTGGAACATCTGCAGAAGCTGATGGAAGAGTCGAACCTCTCTGTGGGCGGCCACGTGCTGTTCGCTCATTACCAGCAGGGCATGACCGATTACCTCGCCATCGCCCTGCTGCACCACAGCGAAGGTGTTGCAGTGACCGATCAGCTGGACGTGACTCCTTCGCGACATCTGGACCTTGGCCAGTTGCACCTGGCGGCGCGGATCAACATCTCCGAGTGGCAGAACAACAAGCAGTCCAAGCAGTACATTTCGTTCATCAAAGGCAAGAACGGCAAAAAGGTGTCGGAGTATTTCCGTGATTTCATCGGCTGCCAGGAAGGCGTCGACGGCCCCGGCGAAACCCGCACCCTGCTCAAAGCCTTCAGTGACTTCGTCGAAAGCGAAGACCTGCCGGAAGAGTCCGCGCGCGAAAAGACCAAGACCCTGGTGGATTACGCCAGCAGCCAGGCAAAAATGGGCGAGCCCATGGGTCTGGAAGAACTGTCCGAGCTGATCGACGAAGAGCGCCCGAAGGCGTTCTACGATCACATCCGTAACAAGGACTACGGCCTGTCGCCCGAGATTCCCGCGGATAAGCGCACCCTGAACCAGTTCCGCCGCTTCACCGGCCGCGCCGAGGGCTTGTCCATCAGCTTCGAAGCGCACCTGCTGGGCTCGAAGATCGAATATGACGAAGAGGCTGGCACGCTGATCATCAAAGGCCTGCCAACCCAATTGACCGACCAGCTCAAGCGACGCAACTGA
- a CDS encoding glutaredoxin family protein, whose protein sequence is MLGGVLKKCLLILLVVVVYQNWGKIERVFHPSQVVSEQTQAKANVVLYATDWCGYCKLTRRFLDQKGIPYKEFDIEKDAGARKAYEALGGRGIPLIDVNGTLIRGYDPDKVLAALE, encoded by the coding sequence ATGCTCGGCGGCGTGTTGAAGAAATGCTTGCTGATCTTGCTGGTGGTCGTGGTTTACCAGAACTGGGGCAAGATCGAGCGGGTGTTTCACCCCTCGCAGGTGGTGTCCGAGCAGACCCAGGCCAAGGCCAACGTCGTGCTCTACGCCACCGATTGGTGTGGCTACTGCAAGCTGACCCGGCGCTTTCTCGACCAGAAGGGTATTCCGTACAAGGAATTCGATATCGAGAAAGATGCCGGTGCACGCAAGGCCTATGAGGCGCTGGGCGGACGCGGGATTCCGCTGATCGATGTGAACGGGACCTTGATTCGCGGGTATGACCCGGACAAGGTTCTTGCGGCGCTGGAATAG
- a CDS encoding glutathione S-transferase family protein, giving the protein MSELILHHYPTSPFAEKARLLLGFKGLSWRSVNISPVMPKPDLTALTGGYRKTPVLQIGADIYCDTALMARRLEQEKALPAFFPEGQEMITATFAAWVDSVVFQHAVSLVFQPASVAVRFGKLSPEAIKGFLADRAGLFSGGSATRLSAEQARHQWPTIMARLEQQLQREQGDFLFGEPSIADFALAHSLWFLKATHVTSPLVDAYPAVSAWFGRVMGFGHGAFSEMTSEEALEVARNATPAALPDEQFDEPNGFEVGQQVVVAATDYGVDPVAGELLFAGSEELILRREDERVGVVHVHFPRFGFRIDAQ; this is encoded by the coding sequence ATGTCCGAGTTGATTCTGCATCATTACCCGACGTCCCCTTTCGCCGAAAAGGCCCGCTTGCTGCTGGGCTTCAAGGGGCTGTCCTGGCGCTCGGTGAACATTTCGCCGGTGATGCCAAAACCCGACCTGACGGCGCTGACCGGCGGCTACCGCAAGACGCCGGTGTTGCAGATTGGTGCTGATATCTATTGCGACACCGCGCTGATGGCTCGTCGTCTGGAGCAGGAAAAAGCCTTGCCTGCGTTCTTTCCGGAAGGCCAGGAAATGATCACCGCAACCTTCGCGGCGTGGGTCGATTCGGTGGTGTTCCAGCATGCGGTCAGCCTGGTGTTCCAGCCGGCGTCGGTGGCAGTGCGCTTCGGCAAGTTGTCGCCGGAAGCGATCAAGGGGTTCCTGGCCGATCGCGCCGGCTTGTTCAGCGGTGGCAGCGCCACACGCTTGTCGGCCGAGCAGGCTCGGCACCAGTGGCCAACGATCATGGCGCGTCTGGAGCAACAGCTTCAGCGCGAACAGGGTGACTTCCTGTTCGGCGAGCCGTCGATTGCCGACTTTGCCCTGGCCCATTCACTGTGGTTCCTCAAAGCGACGCACGTGACGTCACCGTTGGTGGATGCTTATCCGGCCGTGTCGGCGTGGTTTGGCCGGGTGATGGGCTTTGGTCATGGCGCGTTCAGCGAGATGACTTCTGAGGAAGCGCTTGAGGTCGCGCGCAACGCCACACCGGCTGCATTGCCGGATGAGCAGTTCGATGAGCCGAACGGGTTCGAGGTTGGCCAGCAGGTGGTGGTCGCTGCGACCGATTACGGCGTTGATCCGGTGGCGGGTGAGTTGTTGTTTGCGGGTAGCGAAGAGTTGATTCTGCGTCGCGAAGACGAGCGGGTTGGCGTGGTGCATGTGCACTTTCCGCGGTTCGGGTTTCGTATCGACGCGCAGTAG
- a CDS encoding GIY-YIG nuclease family protein gives MNTSSESSVIAEPTLPVSKPWFVYLVRAANGSLYCGISDDPVRRFATHQSGKGARFFLSSPAVALVYTEVCRDKSEALRQERLIKKLKKSAKECLVASAAAGLSI, from the coding sequence GTGAACACCTCGAGCGAATCTTCCGTCATTGCCGAACCGACGCTGCCCGTCAGCAAACCCTGGTTCGTCTACCTCGTTCGCGCGGCCAATGGTTCGCTCTACTGCGGGATCAGCGACGATCCCGTCCGCCGTTTCGCCACCCACCAAAGTGGCAAAGGCGCGCGCTTCTTCCTGTCGAGCCCGGCCGTGGCGCTGGTCTACACCGAAGTCTGCCGCGACAAAAGCGAAGCACTGCGCCAGGAACGCCTGATCAAAAAACTCAAGAAAAGTGCCAAGGAATGTCTGGTGGCGAGCGCAGCTGCGGGCTTATCAATCTGA
- a CDS encoding nuclear transport factor 2 family protein: protein MSDAHNALITRFYQAFQRLDAEAMSACYTDDVVFSDPAFGELRGRDAGDMWRMLTTRAKDFSLTFDNVRSDERAGGAHWVATYLFSQTGNTVVNDIQARFVFRDGKICEHHDSFDLWRWSRQALGFKGLLLGWTPVVRNAVRAQALKGLKAFQASR from the coding sequence ATGAGTGATGCCCACAACGCCTTGATCACCCGGTTCTACCAAGCCTTCCAGCGGTTGGATGCCGAGGCCATGAGCGCCTGCTACACCGACGATGTGGTGTTCAGTGATCCGGCGTTCGGCGAACTGCGTGGCCGCGATGCCGGCGACATGTGGCGCATGCTCACCACCCGGGCCAAGGACTTCTCCCTGACCTTCGATAACGTGCGCAGCGATGAACGCGCCGGCGGTGCCCATTGGGTGGCGACCTACCTGTTCAGCCAGACTGGCAATACCGTGGTCAACGACATTCAGGCGCGTTTCGTGTTTCGCGATGGCAAAATCTGCGAGCACCACGACAGTTTTGATCTGTGGCGCTGGTCGCGTCAGGCGCTGGGTTTCAAAGGGCTGTTGTTGGGCTGGACGCCGGTGGTGAGAAACGCCGTTCGTGCTCAAGCGTTGAAGGGGTTGAAGGCATTCCAGGCCAGTCGCTGA
- a CDS encoding CynX/NimT family MFS transporter, whose translation MNLETENPMSSQQASNSSITELKRTAELEELLIDAEADDEQVQQTHPVLRRPWLLLLGLILVALNLRPALSSMAPMLSEISKTLGLSAAQAGLLTTLPVLCLGLFAPLAPVLARRFGAERVVLGILLMLAGGIILRSSFGEVGLFAGSVLAGASIGVIGVLLPGIVKRDFPKQAGTMTGVYTMALCLGAAMAAGATVPLSEHFDKSWAMGLGFWVVPALVAAMFWLPQVGQKHGAHHVAYRVRGLLRDPLAWQVTLYMGLQSSLAYIVFGWLPSILIGRGLTPTQAGLVLSGSVIVQLISSLAAPWLATRGKDQRLAIVIVMVMTLGGLFGCLYAPIDGLWGWAILLGLGQGATFSLALTLIVLRSRDAHVAANLSSMAQGFGYTLASMGPFAVGVVHDWTGGWSALGWIFGVIGLGAIIAGLGAGRSLYVQVQSERV comes from the coding sequence ATGAACCTTGAAACCGAGAACCCCATGTCCAGCCAGCAGGCCAGCAACAGCAGCATCACTGAGCTCAAGCGTACGGCGGAGCTCGAAGAGCTGTTGATCGACGCCGAGGCCGATGACGAACAGGTTCAGCAAACTCACCCGGTCCTGCGGCGACCGTGGCTGTTGTTGCTCGGCCTGATTCTGGTGGCGCTAAACCTGCGTCCGGCGTTGTCGAGCATGGCGCCGATGCTCAGCGAGATTTCGAAGACGCTGGGGCTATCGGCTGCCCAGGCCGGTTTGCTGACGACCTTGCCAGTACTCTGCCTCGGTCTGTTCGCACCGTTGGCGCCGGTGCTGGCGCGACGTTTTGGTGCCGAGCGGGTGGTGTTGGGGATTCTTCTGATGCTGGCCGGCGGGATCATTTTGCGCAGTTCATTCGGTGAGGTCGGCCTGTTCGCTGGCAGCGTGCTGGCCGGCGCCAGCATTGGGGTGATCGGCGTGCTGCTCCCCGGCATTGTCAAACGCGACTTCCCGAAACAGGCCGGCACCATGACCGGCGTCTACACCATGGCCCTGTGCCTGGGCGCGGCCATGGCGGCTGGGGCGACCGTGCCGTTGAGTGAACATTTCGACAAGAGCTGGGCCATGGGCCTCGGTTTCTGGGTAGTTCCAGCACTGGTCGCGGCGATGTTCTGGCTGCCGCAAGTCGGTCAGAAACACGGCGCGCATCATGTTGCCTATCGGGTCCGAGGCTTGCTGCGTGATCCGCTGGCCTGGCAAGTGACCTTGTACATGGGCCTGCAATCGTCTTTGGCCTACATCGTGTTTGGCTGGCTACCGTCGATTCTGATCGGCCGCGGTCTGACGCCGACCCAGGCCGGTCTGGTGTTGTCGGGTTCGGTGATTGTCCAGTTGATCAGCTCCCTGGCGGCACCCTGGCTGGCAACGCGCGGCAAGGATCAGCGGCTGGCGATCGTGATCGTCATGGTAATGACGCTCGGTGGTTTGTTCGGTTGCCTTTATGCACCGATCGATGGCTTGTGGGGCTGGGCGATCCTGCTGGGGTTGGGGCAGGGCGCCACGTTCAGCCTGGCGTTGACCCTGATCGTGCTGCGCTCGCGGGATGCTCATGTCGCGGCCAACCTGTCGAGCATGGCCCAGGGCTTCGGTTACACCCTGGCCTCCATGGGGCCGTTCGCGGTCGGCGTGGTGCATGACTGGACCGGCGGCTGGAGCGCCCTGGGCTGGATCTTCGGCGTCATTGGCCTCGGCGCGATCATCGCCGGCCTCGGTGCCGGGCGTTCGTTGTATGTTCAGGTTCAAAGCGAGAGAGTCTGA
- a CDS encoding FadR/GntR family transcriptional regulator, whose protein sequence is MSDISPLIKRSLVDQALDQLRLRINQGVWTVGQRLPTEPELATELGISRNTVREAMRVLAFSGLIEIRQGDGSYLRAVVDPLDTMKALSRCSQEQARETRHILEVEAIGLAALRRTDEDLVALREALGVSGSHYHGDLDTYIACDLVFHRRLVDAAHNPTLSELYSYFSSIVGAHLRQTLNISPRRQAVFDLHVELLEAVEQRDPERAKALSRQLINEP, encoded by the coding sequence ATGTCAGACATTTCTCCATTAATTAAACGATCCCTGGTCGATCAGGCCCTGGACCAGTTACGCCTGCGCATTAATCAAGGCGTCTGGACGGTCGGCCAACGCTTGCCCACCGAGCCGGAACTGGCGACTGAACTGGGCATCAGCCGCAACACCGTGCGCGAAGCCATGCGCGTGTTGGCGTTTTCCGGGCTGATCGAGATTCGCCAGGGCGACGGCAGCTATCTGCGGGCGGTGGTTGATCCACTGGACACCATGAAGGCGCTGTCCCGTTGCAGTCAGGAACAGGCTCGGGAAACCCGGCACATTCTGGAAGTCGAAGCCATTGGCTTGGCCGCATTGCGCCGCACCGATGAAGACCTGGTGGCATTGCGCGAGGCGCTAGGCGTCAGCGGCAGTCACTACCACGGCGATCTCGACACCTACATCGCCTGCGATCTGGTGTTCCATCGCCGTCTGGTGGATGCGGCGCACAACCCGACACTCAGCGAGCTGTATAGCTACTTCTCCAGCATCGTCGGCGCGCACTTGCGCCAGACCCTGAACATCTCACCCCGACGCCAAGCGGTGTTCGACCTTCATGTCGAACTGCTCGAGGCCGTCGAGCAACGCGACCCGGAACGGGCCAAAGCCTTGTCGAGGCAGTTGATCAATGAACCTTGA
- a CDS encoding type II toxin-antitoxin system MqsA family antitoxin, with amino-acid sequence MKARQCMSCGTQNGMQHFDGRSLSVNYKQLSRMVHALSGWECTFCGEIIFDDATDSAERYVDAGDQLLQDCFEVMGAEIKRIRRKLHLTQKDAVKLLSGGGHNAFSRYERGELAPPQPLFTLMRLLDRHPHLMAEVHALSEGTDLKQLLATRFPEQETVQTQ; translated from the coding sequence ATGAAAGCACGGCAATGCATGAGCTGCGGCACTCAAAACGGAATGCAACATTTCGACGGACGCAGCCTCAGTGTGAACTACAAGCAGCTGTCACGAATGGTGCACGCTCTCTCAGGATGGGAGTGCACGTTCTGTGGTGAAATCATTTTCGACGATGCCACCGATAGTGCAGAGCGATACGTCGATGCGGGCGATCAACTGCTTCAGGACTGCTTTGAAGTGATGGGGGCCGAGATAAAACGTATCCGCCGCAAATTACACCTCACGCAGAAAGACGCGGTGAAGTTACTGTCAGGCGGTGGGCACAACGCTTTCTCCCGTTACGAGCGCGGTGAACTCGCCCCGCCTCAGCCGCTGTTTACGCTGATGCGTTTGCTGGATCGTCACCCGCATCTGATGGCCGAGGTGCACGCGCTCAGCGAGGGCACCGATTTAAAGCAGCTGTTGGCGACACGTTTTCCGGAACAAGAAACCGTCCAGACGCAATAA
- a CDS encoding amino acid ABC transporter ATP-binding protein, with product MSEAIKQPVSPEGIIQMQGVNKWYGQFHVLKDINLNVKQGERIVLCGPSGSGKSTTIRCLNRLEEHQQGRIVVDGVELTNDLKQIEAIRREVGMVFQHFNLFPHLTILQNCTLAPMWVRKMPKRKAEEIAMHYLERVRIPEQAHKYPGQLSGGQQQRVAIARALCMKPKIMLFDEPTSALDPEMVKEVLDTMIGLAEDGMTMLCVTHEMGFARTVANRVIFMDKGEIVEQAAPNDFFDNPQNERTKLFLSQILH from the coding sequence ATGAGTGAAGCGATCAAACAGCCTGTGAGCCCTGAAGGCATTATTCAGATGCAGGGCGTAAACAAGTGGTACGGCCAGTTCCACGTGTTGAAAGACATCAACCTGAACGTCAAGCAAGGCGAGCGTATCGTTTTGTGCGGCCCATCGGGTTCCGGCAAATCCACCACCATCCGTTGCCTCAATCGCCTGGAAGAACACCAGCAGGGCCGCATCGTGGTCGATGGCGTGGAACTGACCAACGACCTCAAGCAGATCGAAGCGATCCGCCGTGAAGTCGGCATGGTGTTCCAGCACTTCAACCTGTTCCCGCACCTGACCATCCTGCAGAACTGCACCCTGGCGCCGATGTGGGTACGCAAGATGCCCAAGCGCAAGGCTGAAGAAATCGCCATGCATTACCTGGAGCGCGTACGCATTCCGGAGCAGGCGCATAAATACCCGGGGCAACTGTCCGGCGGTCAGCAACAGCGTGTGGCGATTGCCCGTGCCCTGTGCATGAAACCGAAAATCATGCTGTTCGACGAACCGACTTCGGCACTCGACCCAGAGATGGTGAAAGAGGTTCTGGATACCATGATCGGCCTGGCCGAAGACGGCATGACCATGCTCTGCGTGACCCACGAAATGGGTTTCGCCCGTACCGTGGCCAACCGCGTGATCTTCATGGACAAGGGGGAAATCGTCGAACAGGCTGCGCCGAACGACTTCTTCGATAACCCACAGAATGAGCGTACGAAGTTGTTCCTGAGCCAGATCCTGCATTGA
- a CDS encoding amino acid ABC transporter permease, with protein MTTHTFKPDMPPPSSSIGIVAWMRAHMFSSWINTLLTLFAFYLIYLIVPPIVSWAILDANWVGTTRADCTKEGACWVFIQQRFGQFMYGYYPTGLRWRVDLTVWLAVIGVAPLFISRFPRKAVYGLSFLVLYPIISYTLLHGGWFGLTEVPTSQWGGLMLTLVIATVGIVGALPLGIVLALGRRSNMPAIRVVCVTFIEFWRGVPLITVLFMSSVMLPLFLPEGMNFDKLLRALIGVILFQSAYIAEVVRGGLQAIPKGQYEAAAAMGLGYWRSMGLVILPQALKLVIPGIVNTFIALFKDTSLVIIIGLFDLLNSVKQAAADPKWLGMATEGYVFAALVFWIFCFGMSRYSMHLERKLDTGHKR; from the coding sequence ATGACGACTCATACTTTCAAACCCGACATGCCACCACCGAGCAGTAGCATCGGTATCGTGGCGTGGATGCGGGCGCACATGTTCTCCAGCTGGATCAACACCCTGCTGACGCTGTTCGCGTTCTATCTGATTTACCTGATAGTCCCCCCTATCGTGAGCTGGGCGATTCTCGATGCCAACTGGGTCGGTACCACCCGCGCCGATTGCACCAAGGAGGGCGCCTGCTGGGTGTTCATCCAGCAGCGCTTCGGCCAGTTCATGTACGGTTACTACCCGACTGGCCTGCGCTGGCGCGTGGACCTGACCGTATGGTTGGCGGTGATTGGTGTGGCGCCGTTGTTCATCTCGCGCTTCCCGCGCAAGGCGGTCTACGGGCTGAGCTTTCTGGTGCTTTATCCGATCATTTCCTACACCTTGTTGCACGGTGGCTGGTTTGGTCTGACCGAAGTGCCGACCAGCCAGTGGGGCGGCCTGATGCTGACCCTGGTGATCGCTACCGTCGGTATCGTCGGTGCATTGCCGCTGGGTATCGTTCTGGCCCTGGGCCGGCGTTCGAACATGCCGGCGATCCGGGTGGTCTGCGTGACCTTCATCGAATTCTGGCGCGGCGTGCCGTTGATCACGGTGCTGTTCATGTCTTCGGTGATGTTGCCGTTGTTCCTGCCCGAAGGCATGAACTTCGACAAACTGCTGCGGGCGCTGATCGGCGTGATCCTGTTCCAGTCGGCCTACATCGCTGAAGTGGTGCGTGGCGGTCTGCAAGCGATCCCCAAAGGTCAGTACGAAGCGGCTGCAGCGATGGGCCTCGGTTACTGGCGCAGCATGGGCCTGGTGATTCTGCCGCAAGCCCTGAAGCTGGTGATCCCTGGCATCGTCAACACCTTCATTGCGCTGTTCAAGGACACGAGCCTGGTGATCATCATCGGCCTGTTCGACTTGCTCAACAGCGTCAAGCAAGCCGCCGCCGACCCGAAATGGCTGGGCATGGCCACTGAAGGCTATGTGTTCGCGGCCCTGGTGTTCTGGATTTTCTGTTTTGGTATGTCCCGCTACTCCATGCATTTGGAACGTAAGCTGGACACTGGCCACAAGCGTTAG
- a CDS encoding amino acid ABC transporter permease, which yields MQNSIGAPKQRLSLSDPRVRAWVFQIITIVAVVSLGWFLFDNTQTNLQHRGITSGFDFLERSAGFGIAQHLIDYTESDSYARVFVIGLLNTLLVTFIGVILATILGFIVGVARLSKNWIIAKLATVYVEVFRNIPPLLQILFWYFAVFLTMPGPRNSHNFGDTFFVSSRGLNMPAALTADGFWPFVASIVVAIVAIVLMCRWANKRFEATGVPFHKFWVGLALFLVIPALCALIFGAPLHWEMPTLQGFNFVGGWVLIPELLALTLALTVYTAAFIAEIVRSGIKSVSHGQTEAAHSLGLRNGPTLRKVIIPQALRVIIPPLTSQYLNLAKNSSLAAGIGYPEMVSLFAGTVLNQTGQAIEVIAITMSVYLAISISISLLMNWYNKRIALIER from the coding sequence ATGCAAAATTCAATCGGCGCACCAAAGCAGAGGCTCAGCCTCAGCGATCCACGAGTGCGTGCGTGGGTATTCCAGATCATCACCATTGTGGCGGTGGTCTCGCTGGGCTGGTTTTTGTTCGATAACACGCAAACCAACCTCCAGCACCGGGGCATCACCTCGGGTTTCGACTTCCTTGAGCGCAGTGCCGGTTTCGGCATCGCTCAGCACTTGATCGACTACACCGAATCGGACAGCTATGCCCGGGTGTTTGTCATCGGCCTGCTCAACACCCTGCTGGTCACCTTTATCGGGGTGATCCTGGCGACGATCCTTGGTTTCATCGTTGGTGTGGCACGGCTGTCGAAGAACTGGATCATTGCCAAGCTGGCAACGGTTTATGTCGAAGTCTTCCGTAACATTCCGCCGCTGCTGCAAATCCTGTTCTGGTACTTCGCGGTGTTCCTGACCATGCCAGGGCCACGCAACAGCCATAACTTCGGCGACACCTTCTTCGTCAGCAGCCGCGGGCTTAACATGCCGGCAGCGTTGACTGCAGATGGTTTCTGGCCGTTTGTGGCGAGCATCGTCGTGGCCATCGTTGCGATCGTGCTGATGTGCCGCTGGGCCAACAAGCGTTTCGAAGCGACCGGCGTACCGTTCCACAAATTCTGGGTCGGCCTGGCGCTGTTCCTGGTAATCCCTGCGCTGTGCGCCTTGATCTTCGGCGCGCCGCTGCACTGGGAAATGCCGACGCTGCAAGGCTTCAACTTCGTCGGTGGCTGGGTATTGATCCCGGAACTGTTGGCGTTGACCCTGGCGCTGACCGTGTACACCGCGGCATTCATCGCCGAAATCGTGCGTTCGGGTATCAAGTCGGTCAGCCATGGCCAGACCGAAGCGGCGCACTCGTTGGGGTTGCGCAACGGTCCGACCCTGCGCAAGGTGATCATCCCGCAAGCCCTGCGTGTGATCATTCCACCGCTGACCAGCCAATACCTGAACCTGGCGAAAAACTCCTCGCTGGCGGCCGGTATCGGTTATCCGGAGATGGTGTCGTTGTTTGCAGGTACGGTGCTGAACCAGACCGGGCAGGCGATCGAAGTCATTGCCATCACCATGAGCGTGTACCTGGCGATCAGTATCAGCATTTCCCTGCTGATGAACTGGTACAACAAGCGCATTGCGCTGATCGAGCGGTAA